The region CGACAGGAGCTGTTCCAGCACATATCCGTTACGGCTCAGCAGCAGGCGGCAGAACTTGGCCAGGTCGTGGGTCACGAGGTCGACCTCCACGCCCTCCCGCACCCATGACCTGATCATGGTCTCCTCGCCCGTGCGCAGGCCGGCGACCTCCTCGACGGGCAGCACGTGCACGCCCCGCAGGTCGACGTCGGAGTCCACCGAGGGGAATCCGTACAGGTGCGCGCCGCTCACGGTGGCGAAGGCGAGCGGATGCCGCTCGCCCGCGGCCACCTCGGGCAGCCAGGACGGCAGGACGGCGGTCACCGCGCCTCCCCTCTCGCCACCCTCACCCTGGAAACGCTCACCCCGGAAACGCTCACCTTGAGCACGATCACCTTGGGCAGGCTCACAGGGCCGACCTCCGCACCTCGATCAGGAACTCCTCGACGGCCGCACGGTCCGGCCGGGCCGGCAGCGCGCTCCCGGCCCGCTCGGCCACCTCGTCCAACTCGGCCAGCAGGCGCCCGCGCCACTCCAGCACCTCGGGCCAGGGCGTCTCCCCTCGCCGTACGGCCAGCAGCCGGTCGCGATGGGCGCCGACCCGGACCAGCGGCTCCCCGTGCCGGGCCAGAAGGGAGGCGCCGAGCAGCAGCCGGATCATGTGCATCGCCATCTTCCACCGCCTCGCGTCGCCGTACGGCCGCGGCGGGTCGTCCGGGCGGATACGGCGGAACTGCCGGTCGGCGGAGCCCGCGAAGGCCCGCTCCGCCCGGCGCGACAGGAACGCGCGGCGGATCGCCAGCAGTCGCTCCCCCGGCGGGGTGACCAGTTCGACGAGCGGTGACCACAGGCACTCCAGCGCGGCGGGGTTGCCGTCCAGCCCGAGCACGCAGAACCGTTCGACCTCCCAGGAGAACTGCTCGGGCAGCGGCCCCTCCACATGGTCGGGCGGCTTGTCGAGCCGCCAGAACCCCGCCGTCGGCGTCACGAACACGCCGCGCCGGTCGACGTCCGACTCCCCCGTCTCCAGCCCGTACGCGCGTGAGCCGGCGACGACGGACAGGATGCTGCCGGCGGGGACCGCCGGGGTCATGTCGCCGGATCTTGTCACAAAGGTAGGCTCCCGGGTC is a window of Microbispora sp. NBC_01189 DNA encoding:
- a CDS encoding DNA polymerase beta superfamily protein is translated as MTPAVPAGSILSVVAGSRAYGLETGESDVDRRGVFVTPTAGFWRLDKPPDHVEGPLPEQFSWEVERFCVLGLDGNPAALECLWSPLVELVTPPGERLLAIRRAFLSRRAERAFAGSADRQFRRIRPDDPPRPYGDARRWKMAMHMIRLLLGASLLARHGEPLVRVGAHRDRLLAVRRGETPWPEVLEWRGRLLAELDEVAERAGSALPARPDRAAVEEFLIEVRRSAL